In a single window of the Nodularia spumigena CCY9414 genome:
- a CDS encoding zinc-dependent alcohol dehydrogenase family protein, producing the protein MKAVLMTAAGSPEVLQLQDVPKPTVPLENTQLLVRLVAAGVNPIDTKLRQRGTFYPEQMPAILGCDGAGIVEAVGAGVERFRVGDEVYFCYGGLGAHQGNYAEYTVVDERFVACKPASVSFAEAAAAPLVLITAWEALYERGRLAPGERVLIHAGAGGVGHVAIQLAKLKGAFVCTTVSSQEKANFVKELGADEVIFYQDTDFVQAALNWTGGEGVDLAFDTVGGETLHKTFPAVRVYGDIVTILEPTADTVWKAARLRNLRIGLELMLTPMLQGLEESLKHHGEILEQCAIWMDEGKLKVQVSHRFPLAEAVRAHQVLESGGMIGKVVLMMSDE; encoded by the coding sequence GTGAAAGCAGTTTTAATGACAGCAGCTGGTAGTCCTGAAGTTTTGCAATTACAGGATGTGCCAAAACCTACTGTACCTTTAGAAAATACTCAACTTTTAGTCCGTTTAGTAGCGGCTGGTGTTAATCCTATTGATACGAAACTCCGTCAGCGCGGCACTTTTTACCCTGAACAAATGCCGGCAATTTTGGGCTGTGATGGTGCTGGAATTGTTGAGGCGGTGGGTGCTGGTGTTGAAAGATTTCGCGTAGGTGATGAGGTATATTTTTGCTATGGTGGTTTGGGCGCACATCAGGGTAATTACGCTGAATATACGGTTGTTGATGAAAGGTTTGTAGCCTGTAAACCTGCTTCAGTCTCTTTTGCGGAAGCAGCAGCAGCGCCTCTAGTATTAATTACTGCGTGGGAAGCTTTGTATGAACGGGGAAGGTTAGCACCTGGGGAACGGGTTTTGATTCATGCTGGTGCTGGTGGTGTTGGTCATGTGGCGATACAATTGGCAAAACTTAAGGGTGCTTTTGTCTGCACTACTGTGAGTTCTCAGGAAAAGGCTAATTTTGTTAAAGAACTCGGTGCTGATGAGGTGATTTTTTATCAAGACACAGATTTTGTCCAGGCGGCTTTAAATTGGACTGGTGGTGAAGGTGTGGATTTAGCTTTTGATACTGTTGGTGGCGAAACTCTTCACAAAACTTTTCCGGCTGTGCGGGTATATGGCGATATTGTGACGATTCTGGAACCAACGGCTGATACTGTTTGGAAGGCGGCAAGGTTACGCAATCTCCGCATTGGGTTAGAATTAATGCTGACTCCAATGTTGCAAGGTTTGGAGGAGAGTCTGAAGCATCATGGGGAAATTCTGGAACAGTGTGCTATTTGGATGGATGAAGGTAAGTTGAAAGTTCAGGTTAGTCATCGGTTTCCTTTGGCGGAAGCGGTTCGGGCGCATCAAGTTTTGGAATCCGGTGGAATGATTGGTAAGGTTGTTCTGATGATGAGTGATGAGTGA
- the ctpC gene encoding carboxyl-terminal processing protease CtpC, translated as MVITKSRLVLGATAVTLSTIAVTSLGIHSRGQALFKASPKELVDEVWQIVQRQYVDETFNQVDWLAVRKEYLGKSYSSQEDAYTSIREMLKKLDDPYTRFMDPQEFKNMQVDTSGELTGIGITISQDEETKKIVVISPIDDTPAFKAGILAKDVIIKIDGKSTEGMDTNEAVSLIRGEAGTKINLTVERDGQQKQFQITRARIEIHPVKYSEKPTPAGKLGYIRLNQFSANASREMQSAIRDLERKRVAGYILDLRGNPGGLLYSSVEIARMWMDSGTIVSTIDRGGEQEREVARGRALTNKPLVVLVDKGSASASEILSGALQDNKRAVLVGSQTFGKGLVQSVRPLEDGSGLAVTIAKYHTPSGKDINKHGVGPDVTVDLSDEQREELWLKQREKLATLADPQFAKAVEVLGKEIAARGMTSSEKK; from the coding sequence ATGGTCATTACAAAAAGTAGACTTGTTTTGGGTGCTACGGCGGTGACGCTTTCCACAATTGCTGTTACTAGCCTGGGTATTCACTCGCGAGGTCAGGCTTTATTTAAAGCAAGTCCCAAAGAATTAGTAGACGAAGTTTGGCAAATTGTTCAGCGCCAATATGTAGATGAGACTTTTAATCAAGTGGATTGGCTGGCTGTGCGGAAGGAGTACTTAGGCAAGTCCTACAGTAGTCAGGAAGATGCCTATACATCCATCCGGGAAATGCTGAAAAAGCTGGATGATCCCTACACCCGGTTTATGGACCCACAAGAGTTCAAAAATATGCAGGTGGATACCTCTGGGGAACTCACAGGTATTGGCATCACCATCAGTCAAGATGAAGAAACGAAGAAGATTGTAGTGATTTCGCCCATTGATGATACACCCGCATTTAAGGCGGGCATTTTGGCGAAAGATGTCATCATCAAAATTGATGGTAAAAGCACTGAAGGGATGGATACCAATGAGGCGGTATCCTTGATTCGTGGTGAAGCAGGAACGAAAATCAACTTGACAGTGGAACGGGACGGTCAACAAAAACAGTTTCAAATCACACGCGCCCGCATTGAAATTCATCCAGTTAAGTATTCTGAAAAACCAACTCCAGCAGGTAAACTCGGTTACATCCGCCTGAATCAGTTCAGCGCCAATGCTAGCCGGGAAATGCAAAGCGCTATCAGAGATTTAGAAAGGAAACGGGTAGCTGGATATATTCTGGATTTACGTGGTAACCCTGGTGGTTTACTCTACTCAAGTGTAGAAATTGCTCGGATGTGGATGGATAGCGGCACAATTGTTTCCACTATTGACCGGGGGGGTGAACAAGAGCGGGAAGTAGCCAGGGGACGTGCTTTGACGAATAAACCTCTGGTGGTTTTAGTTGATAAAGGATCAGCCAGCGCCAGCGAAATTCTCTCAGGAGCTTTGCAGGATAATAAACGCGCTGTTTTGGTGGGTTCTCAAACTTTCGGTAAAGGTTTAGTGCAATCGGTGCGTCCCTTAGAAGATGGTTCCGGTTTAGCGGTGACAATTGCTAAATATCATACTCCCAGTGGTAAAGATATTAATAAGCACGGGGTTGGCCCTGATGTGACTGTGGACTTGTCGGATGAACAGCGTGAAGAATTGTGGCTCAAGCAGCGTGAAAAATTAGCTACACTCGCAGATCCTCAATTTGCTAAAGCTGTGGAAGTTTTGGGTAAGGAAATTGCTGCTAGAGGTATGACGAGTTCCGAGAAAAAGTGA
- the ispG gene encoding (E)-4-hydroxy-3-methylbut-2-enyl-diphosphate synthase: MQTLPTPTTIDTTADQPIFDTKIKRRKTRPVKVGNVTIGGNYPVVVQSMINEDTLDIDGSVAAIRRLHEIGCEIVRVTVPSMAHAKVMAEIKQRLIKTYQDVPIVADVHHNGMRIALEVAKHIEKVRINPGLYVFEKPNSNRSEYTKTEFDEIGDKIRETLEPLVVSLRDQGKAMRIGVNHGSLAERMLFTYGDTPEGMVESALEFIRICESLNFRNLVISMKASRVPVMIAAYRMMAKRLDELGMDYPLHLGVTEAGDGEYGRIKSTAGIATLLADGIGDTIRVSLTEAPEKEIPVCYSILQALGLRKTMVEYVACPSCGRTLFNLEEVLHKVREATKHLTGLDVAVMGCIVNGPGEMADADYGYVGKTPGYISLYRGREEIKKVPEAQGVEELINLIKADGRWVEP, translated from the coding sequence ATGCAAACTCTGCCAACTCCTACAACCATTGACACCACCGCAGATCAACCCATCTTTGACACCAAAATTAAACGGCGTAAAACCAGACCTGTAAAAGTGGGAAATGTCACAATTGGGGGTAACTACCCAGTGGTGGTACAGTCGATGATTAACGAGGACACTCTTGATATTGATGGTTCAGTAGCAGCAATTCGTCGTTTACACGAAATCGGCTGTGAAATTGTCCGCGTCACAGTACCAAGTATGGCTCATGCCAAAGTGATGGCGGAAATTAAACAAAGATTAATTAAAACTTACCAAGATGTGCCAATTGTCGCCGATGTGCATCACAATGGCATGAGAATTGCCCTAGAAGTCGCCAAGCATATCGAAAAAGTGCGAATTAATCCGGGGTTGTATGTGTTCGAGAAACCCAACTCCAATAGAAGCGAATATACTAAAACCGAATTTGATGAAATTGGCGACAAAATCCGCGAAACTCTAGAACCTTTAGTAGTTTCCTTGCGAGATCAAGGTAAAGCCATGCGAATTGGTGTAAATCATGGTTCTCTCGCCGAAAGAATGCTATTTACCTACGGTGACACCCCAGAAGGCATGGTAGAATCTGCCTTAGAATTTATTCGGATTTGTGAATCTTTAAATTTCCGGAACTTGGTAATTTCCATGAAAGCCTCACGAGTGCCGGTGATGATAGCCGCTTATCGGATGATGGCTAAACGCTTGGATGAACTGGGTATGGATTATCCCTTGCATTTGGGTGTCACAGAAGCTGGTGATGGTGAATATGGACGCATTAAATCCACAGCCGGAATTGCCACATTATTAGCTGATGGTATTGGCGATACAATTCGCGTGTCACTGACAGAAGCACCAGAAAAAGAAATTCCCGTTTGTTACAGCATTCTGCAAGCTTTAGGACTGCGGAAAACAATGGTTGAGTATGTCGCTTGTCCTTCTTGTGGGCGGACTTTATTTAATTTAGAGGAAGTTTTACACAAAGTTAGGGAAGCCACCAAACACTTAACTGGGTTGGATGTAGCCGTCATGGGTTGCATTGTCAACGGCCCTGGAGAAATGGCAGATGCTGACTATGGTTATGTTGGTAAAACACCAGGTTACATTTCTTTATATCGTGGGCGAGAAGAAATTAAAAAAGTCCCAGAAGCCCAAGGAGTTGAGGAATTAATTAACCTCATTAAGGCTGATGGACGTTGGGTAGAACCATAG